One genomic segment of Streptomyces sp. TLI_146 includes these proteins:
- a CDS encoding DUF4956 domain-containing protein, translated as MDSLRHLTAHLGLDLTAICLLTFVIYYPRHRRRDLVPAYLSLNVALFTIVAALAEVGGSGGTAIGFGLFGVLSIIRLRSDAVQHEEVAYYFTTLVLGLLCGLPHLAFGFAAALSAVLLLVVYIADHPRLLSGVRRAVITLDAVHSDPAALRADLALRLGEPLHWSVMEVDFVRDLMVLDVRYREPGAGAARRRSSGAEAVRRAEPVLDAA; from the coding sequence ATGGACTCGTTGCGTCACCTCACCGCGCATCTCGGTCTCGACCTCACGGCGATATGTCTGCTGACCTTCGTGATCTACTACCCGAGACACCGGCGGCGCGACCTGGTACCCGCGTATCTGTCCCTGAACGTGGCCCTGTTCACCATCGTCGCGGCCCTCGCGGAAGTCGGCGGCAGCGGTGGCACGGCGATCGGGTTCGGGCTCTTCGGCGTGCTGTCGATCATCAGGCTGCGCTCGGACGCCGTGCAGCACGAGGAGGTGGCGTACTACTTCACCACCCTCGTCCTGGGCCTCCTCTGCGGGCTGCCGCACCTGGCGTTCGGATTCGCCGCCGCGCTCAGCGCCGTGCTCCTGCTGGTCGTCTACATCGCCGACCACCCGAGGCTGCTGTCGGGAGTGCGCCGCGCGGTCATCACCCTCGACGCCGTGCACAGCGACCCCGCCGCGCTCCGCGCGGACCTCGCGCTGCGGCTGGGCGAGCCGCTGCACTGGTCGGTCATGGAGGTCGACTTCGTACGCGACCTCATGGTCCTCGACGTCCGCTACCGCGAGCCCGGCGCGGGCGCGGCCCGTCGGCGGTCCTCCGGCGCCGAGGCCGTGCGCCGCGCCGAGCCCGTCCTGGACGCGGCATGA
- a CDS encoding thiol:disulfide interchange protein DsbA/DsbL: MADEIVSGGQYVELSPPAPRTTAGTVEVWEFFWYGDPHSYAIEPTVRRWAGRQTGVTFVRVPAPFGGPWDGHAQMHFALEALAHADTATMRAVYEAVQHDGKRLAEPDEQADFLARLGVDRARYLAVLNSFGVKGQLAAAKAQALRAGVQGVPTFLVNGKYRTDLKTAGSAADLVRVVEGLVAMARTR, translated from the coding sequence ATGGCAGACGAGATCGTGTCGGGCGGGCAGTACGTGGAGCTGTCTCCACCCGCCCCGAGGACCACGGCCGGCACGGTCGAGGTGTGGGAGTTCTTCTGGTACGGGGACCCGCACTCGTACGCCATCGAGCCGACCGTGCGCCGCTGGGCGGGCAGGCAGACCGGGGTGACGTTCGTCCGGGTCCCGGCTCCCTTCGGCGGGCCGTGGGACGGCCACGCGCAGATGCACTTCGCACTCGAAGCCCTGGCGCACGCCGACACCGCGACGATGCGGGCCGTGTACGAGGCCGTCCAGCACGACGGGAAGCGGCTGGCCGAGCCCGACGAGCAGGCGGACTTCCTCGCCCGGCTCGGCGTCGACCGCGCGCGGTATCTGGCGGTCCTCAACTCCTTCGGCGTGAAGGGGCAGTTGGCCGCCGCCAAGGCACAGGCGCTGCGAGCCGGTGTCCAGGGCGTCCCCACCTTCCTCGTCAACGGGAAGTACCGGACCGACCTCAAGACCGCGGGCAGTGCCGCGGACCTGGTGCGGGTGGTCGAAGGGCTCGTGGCCATGGCGCGTACGCGATAG
- a CDS encoding carboxymuconolactone decarboxylase family protein — translation MNSAQNSGTASPASPAATTADERFERGLALLRKVGGKERPAVLDSTADIAPDLGRMTVSFGYGELMANDRLTLHERQLATVAALAAMGTAPAQLRFHIDGALNVGVSPAEVVEVLIHTAVYAGVPAALNGIAVARDAFRARPGLAYEPTDTGERDQRYERGLAKLAEVDGHAGDAVVASLQDIAPDLGRYIIEFAFGDVYSRPALDLKSRELATVAMCTALGTAAPQLRVHIHGLLNVGGTREEVVEVITQMAGYAGFPAALNGIAAAREVFAERSEG, via the coding sequence ATGAACAGCGCACAGAACTCCGGAACCGCTTCCCCCGCCTCTCCCGCCGCCACGACCGCCGACGAGCGCTTCGAGCGCGGCCTCGCGCTGCTGCGCAAGGTCGGCGGCAAGGAGCGGCCCGCCGTGCTCGACAGCACTGCGGACATCGCCCCCGACCTCGGCCGGATGACGGTCTCCTTCGGTTACGGGGAGCTCATGGCCAACGACCGGCTCACCCTCCACGAGCGCCAGCTCGCCACCGTCGCCGCGCTGGCCGCGATGGGCACGGCCCCCGCCCAGCTGCGCTTCCACATTGACGGCGCGCTCAACGTGGGCGTGAGCCCGGCGGAGGTCGTGGAGGTGCTCATCCACACCGCCGTGTACGCGGGTGTGCCCGCGGCGCTCAACGGCATCGCGGTGGCGCGCGACGCGTTCCGCGCGCGGCCCGGGCTCGCCTATGAGCCGACCGACACGGGCGAGCGCGACCAGCGGTACGAGCGGGGCCTCGCCAAGCTCGCCGAGGTGGACGGCCACGCGGGGGACGCCGTCGTCGCCTCCCTCCAGGACATCGCGCCCGACCTGGGGCGCTACATCATCGAGTTCGCGTTCGGCGACGTCTACTCCCGTCCCGCCCTCGACCTCAAGTCCCGCGAGCTGGCCACCGTCGCCATGTGCACGGCCCTCGGCACCGCGGCCCCTCAGCTGCGCGTGCACATCCACGGCCTCCTCAACGTCGGCGGCACCCGCGAGGAGGTCGTCGAGGTCATCACGCAGATGGCCGGATACGCCGGTTTCCCCGCGGCCCTCAACGGGATCGCGGCGGCGCGCGAGGTGTTCGCGGAGCGTTCGGAGGGCTGA
- a CDS encoding NAD(P)-binding domain-containing protein, which yields MSANPMSEHPTLPAVVIGAGPVGLAAAAHLVERGIEPLVLEAGPAAGSAVREWSHVRLFSPWVEVVDPAAEKLLAPTGWTRPDGAACPTGGDWAARYLQPLADALGGRVRYGARVTGVSRTGRDRVVDADRERQPFTVHVVNADGAEERLLARAVIDASGTWSTPGPLGGDGLPAPGERAAADRISYRVPDLKDPAVRARYAGRRTAVVGSGASAFTALASLAALARETPGTHAVWILRRGISGSTFGGGEADQLPARGALGLAAKAAVDDGHADAVTGFRVAAVERAADGLVLVGDDGRRLDPVHEVIGLTGLRPDLSFLRELRLALDERLEAPVGLAPLIDPNAHSCGTVYPHGVKELSHPESGVHLVGMKSYGRAPTFLALTGYEQVRSVAAALAGDHEAAARVELTLPETGVCGGAGLFDEPEGGASGGCCGTAADTLRIGAASPGC from the coding sequence ATGAGCGCGAACCCCATGAGCGAGCACCCCACCCTCCCGGCCGTGGTCATCGGCGCCGGACCCGTCGGCCTGGCCGCCGCCGCCCATCTCGTCGAGCGCGGTATCGAACCCCTGGTCCTGGAGGCCGGGCCGGCCGCCGGAAGCGCGGTGCGCGAGTGGTCGCACGTACGCCTCTTCTCCCCCTGGGTCGAGGTCGTCGACCCGGCCGCCGAGAAGCTCCTCGCCCCGACCGGCTGGACCCGGCCGGACGGCGCCGCCTGCCCCACCGGCGGCGACTGGGCCGCCCGCTACCTCCAGCCGCTGGCCGACGCCCTGGGCGGCCGGGTCCGCTACGGCGCCCGCGTCACGGGCGTCTCCCGCACCGGCCGCGACCGCGTGGTCGACGCCGACCGCGAGCGGCAGCCCTTCACCGTGCACGTCGTGAACGCCGACGGAGCCGAGGAGCGCCTGCTCGCCCGCGCCGTGATCGACGCCTCCGGCACCTGGTCCACCCCCGGCCCCCTCGGCGGCGACGGGCTCCCGGCGCCGGGCGAGCGTGCGGCCGCCGACCGGATCTCGTACCGCGTCCCCGACCTCAAGGACCCTGCCGTACGGGCCCGTTACGCGGGCAGGCGCACCGCGGTCGTCGGCTCCGGCGCCTCCGCCTTCACGGCGCTCGCCTCCCTCGCCGCGCTGGCCAGGGAGACCCCCGGTACGCACGCCGTGTGGATCCTGCGGCGCGGTATCTCCGGCTCCACCTTCGGTGGCGGGGAGGCGGACCAGCTGCCCGCGCGCGGCGCGCTGGGCCTCGCCGCCAAGGCCGCTGTCGACGACGGGCACGCCGACGCGGTCACCGGGTTCCGCGTCGCCGCCGTGGAGCGGGCGGCCGACGGGCTCGTCCTGGTCGGGGACGACGGCCGACGGCTGGATCCGGTCCACGAGGTCATCGGCCTGACGGGCCTGCGCCCGGACCTCTCGTTCCTCCGTGAGCTCCGGCTCGCCCTGGACGAGCGCCTCGAAGCCCCGGTCGGGCTCGCGCCGCTGATCGACCCCAATGCGCACTCCTGCGGCACCGTGTACCCGCACGGCGTCAAGGAGCTCTCCCACCCGGAGAGCGGCGTCCACCTGGTCGGCATGAAGTCCTACGGTCGCGCCCCGACCTTCCTCGCCCTGACCGGCTACGAGCAGGTCCGCTCCGTCGCCGCGGCCCTCGCGGGCGACCACGAGGCCGCCGCACGCGTCGAGCTCACCCTCCCGGAGACCGGGGTCTGCGGCGGCGCGGGCCTGTTCGACGAACCCGAGGGCGGGGCGTCGGGTGGTTGCTGCGGCACCGCCGCCGACACCCTCCGGATCGGCGCGGCCTCGCCGGGCTGCTGA
- a CDS encoding helix-turn-helix transcriptional regulator yields the protein MSNQRVVELPVLDEPGVPCCPPLTERPLTAEEAERTATMFKALGDPVRLRLFSLVASHAGGEACVCDISDVGVSQPTVSHHLKKLKDAGLLSSERRGTWVYYRVEPGVLAAMGQLLGAAAR from the coding sequence ATGTCGAATCAGCGAGTGGTGGAGCTGCCGGTCCTCGACGAGCCGGGGGTCCCGTGCTGCCCGCCGCTGACCGAGCGGCCGCTGACGGCGGAGGAGGCCGAGCGGACCGCGACGATGTTCAAGGCGCTCGGGGATCCGGTGCGGTTGCGGCTGTTCTCGCTGGTCGCCTCGCATGCGGGCGGGGAGGCGTGCGTGTGCGACATCTCCGACGTCGGCGTCTCGCAGCCGACCGTCTCCCATCACCTGAAGAAGCTCAAGGACGCCGGACTGCTCAGCTCCGAGCGGCGAGGGACGTGGGTGTACTACCGGGTCGAGCCCGGCGTGCTGGCGGCGATGGGGCAGTTGCTCGGCGCCGCCGCGCGCTGA
- a CDS encoding MIP/aquaporin family protein, with the protein MTATEPVGTAPVTGADARQPETGAAPLAAKAAAEFTGTAALVAVVVGSGIQATALTHDVGLQLLANSIATVFGLGVLITLLGPVSGAHFNPAVTLAQWWTARRDGAGVDAREVAVYLSAQLTGAIAGAVLADAMFGVPLVKWSTHDRSAGHLLLGEVVATAGLVLLIFGLARTDRLRFAPVAVASYIGAAYWFTSSTSFANPAVTVGRAFTDTFAGIAPGSAPAFVGAQLAGAAVGLALVALIFARPTPTA; encoded by the coding sequence TTGACCGCCACCGAGCCCGTCGGCACCGCCCCCGTGACAGGTGCCGACGCGCGCCAGCCCGAAACCGGCGCCGCCCCGTTGGCGGCCAAGGCCGCCGCCGAATTCACCGGTACGGCGGCCCTCGTGGCGGTCGTCGTCGGCTCCGGCATCCAGGCCACCGCGCTCACCCATGACGTCGGGCTGCAACTGCTGGCCAACTCGATCGCCACCGTCTTCGGCCTCGGCGTGCTGATCACCCTCCTCGGCCCGGTCTCCGGCGCCCACTTCAACCCCGCGGTCACCCTGGCGCAGTGGTGGACCGCCCGGCGCGACGGCGCCGGGGTCGACGCCCGCGAGGTGGCCGTGTACCTGTCCGCGCAGCTCACCGGCGCGATCGCGGGCGCGGTCCTGGCGGACGCCATGTTCGGGGTGCCGCTGGTGAAGTGGTCCACCCACGACCGCTCCGCCGGACACCTGCTGCTCGGCGAGGTGGTGGCCACGGCCGGGCTGGTCCTGCTGATCTTCGGCCTGGCCCGCACCGACCGCCTCCGGTTCGCCCCGGTCGCGGTCGCCTCCTACATCGGCGCCGCGTACTGGTTCACCTCGTCGACCTCGTTCGCCAACCCGGCGGTGACGGTGGGGCGGGCCTTCACTGACACCTTCGCGGGCATAGCACCCGGCTCGGCCCCGGCGTTCGTCGGCGCCCAGCTGGCCGGGGCGGCGGTGGGGCTCGCCCTGGTCGCGCTCATCTTCGCCCGGCCCACGCCGACCGCCTGA
- a CDS encoding helix-turn-helix transcriptional regulator, with amino-acid sequence MMTSVDTDLIRVLADPLRLRIVTLLARETLCTTHLVEETGAKQTNLSNHLKVLREAGVVDTEPCGRFTYYRLRPDVIETLAGQFADLAQRARITAEANLKRSCP; translated from the coding sequence ATGATGACGTCAGTCGACACTGATCTGATTCGGGTGCTGGCCGACCCCCTCAGACTCCGGATCGTGACCCTGCTCGCCCGCGAGACGCTGTGCACCACGCACCTCGTGGAGGAGACCGGCGCCAAGCAGACCAACCTCTCCAACCATCTGAAGGTGCTGCGCGAGGCCGGGGTCGTCGACACGGAGCCGTGCGGACGGTTCACCTATTACCGGCTGCGCCCCGACGTCATCGAGACCCTCGCCGGTCAGTTCGCCGACCTGGCCCAGAGGGCGCGGATCACCGCCGAGGCGAACCTCAAGCGGTCCTGCCCCTAA
- a CDS encoding arsenate reductase ArsC, producing MSSAATSSGRPSVLFVCVHNAGRSQMAAAWLAHLAGDRVEVRSAGSNPGEAVNPAAVEAMREVGIDISAEVPKILTVDAVKESDVCITMGCGDTCPVFPGKRYLDWKLDDPAGQGVAAVRPIRDEIRVLVEGLISEIAPGPTA from the coding sequence ATGTCCTCGGCCGCCACCTCCTCCGGCAGGCCCTCCGTCCTGTTCGTCTGCGTCCACAACGCCGGCCGCTCCCAGATGGCCGCCGCCTGGCTGGCCCATCTGGCCGGGGACCGCGTCGAGGTCCGCTCGGCGGGCTCGAACCCGGGCGAGGCGGTCAATCCGGCAGCCGTCGAGGCCATGCGCGAGGTCGGCATCGACATCTCCGCAGAGGTCCCGAAGATCCTCACCGTGGACGCGGTGAAGGAGTCGGACGTGTGCATCACGATGGGCTGCGGCGACACCTGCCCCGTCTTCCCCGGCAAGCGGTACCTCGACTGGAAGCTGGACGACCCGGCCGGTCAGGGCGTGGCGGCCGTGCGCCCCATCCGCGATGAGATCAGGGTCCTGGTGGAGGGCCTGATCTCCGAGATCGCGCCGGGGCCCACGGCCTGA
- a CDS encoding class I adenylate-forming enzyme family protein → MTTDRTDATRTHAPQGTDPLGLIGTDGLGAGNFFRLAAAAASETTETVIELDQPYRAPTGSVHERLSLSALDELTDRVAAGYYADGIRPKDPVAVFVTESVRYLLHYIALTKIGAIPVFVNSSLPPEIAARFIEHVGAAAVVSDPERLAEDRLPITYYTEEPYGQGSFKLFTHEDDDPVLIAHTSGTTGIPKAVQFNHKGFFFGVKQQIGADLGTRILSALPQSHASAISVLMSAVARRATTLLATRRGPEDIALAVQEFRPHLVAGFPKTFVDLCHVDLDAYDLSSVARWMSTGDANHERHIRKLVARGNHVDRDGNPQPGSLFIDNFGSSEFGFAMFRTVHTPTSDRYQRCIGRPFAWVEVEIFDADDEPVANGTVGRLALKSPTITGGYWNNSLLSEKNRIQGYWLTGDLAYRSDDGLYYHVDRTTDRITTVNGVLYSAQAEELILRHFPDLVDCSIVGVESGDGDSQVPVLTIDVPSSEAELADLRSRINALLAERSWPPIEKILVKGADEHVGVTGKALKRSMRVAFADAEH, encoded by the coding sequence ATGACGACCGACCGCACGGACGCCACCCGCACCCACGCCCCGCAGGGAACGGATCCGCTCGGCCTGATCGGGACCGACGGGCTCGGCGCCGGCAACTTCTTCCGGCTGGCGGCAGCGGCGGCGAGCGAGACGACCGAGACCGTGATCGAGCTCGACCAGCCCTATCGCGCTCCCACCGGGTCCGTACACGAGAGACTTTCGCTGTCGGCGCTCGACGAGCTCACCGACCGGGTGGCCGCCGGGTACTACGCCGACGGCATCCGCCCCAAGGACCCGGTGGCGGTCTTCGTCACGGAGAGCGTCCGCTACCTCCTGCACTACATCGCGCTGACGAAGATCGGCGCGATCCCGGTGTTCGTGAACAGCTCGCTGCCCCCGGAGATCGCGGCGCGGTTCATCGAGCACGTCGGGGCGGCCGCCGTGGTCTCCGACCCCGAGCGGCTCGCCGAGGACCGGCTGCCGATCACGTACTACACCGAGGAGCCGTACGGTCAGGGCTCTTTCAAGCTCTTCACGCACGAGGACGACGACCCGGTGCTGATCGCGCACACCTCCGGGACCACGGGCATCCCCAAGGCCGTGCAGTTCAACCACAAGGGGTTCTTCTTCGGGGTCAAGCAGCAGATCGGGGCCGACCTCGGCACCCGCATCCTGTCCGCCCTGCCGCAGAGCCACGCGTCCGCGATCTCCGTACTGATGTCGGCGGTCGCCCGCCGCGCCACCACCCTCCTCGCGACCCGCCGGGGCCCCGAGGACATCGCCCTCGCCGTCCAGGAGTTCCGGCCGCACCTGGTCGCGGGCTTCCCCAAGACCTTCGTGGACCTGTGCCATGTCGACCTGGACGCGTACGACCTGTCCTCGGTCGCCCGGTGGATGTCGACCGGCGACGCCAACCACGAACGGCACATACGCAAACTGGTGGCGCGCGGCAACCACGTCGACCGGGACGGAAACCCGCAGCCCGGTTCGCTGTTCATCGACAACTTCGGCTCGTCCGAATTCGGCTTCGCCATGTTCCGTACGGTGCACACCCCCACGAGCGACCGCTACCAGCGGTGCATCGGACGGCCGTTCGCCTGGGTGGAGGTCGAGATCTTCGACGCCGACGACGAGCCCGTGGCGAACGGGACGGTGGGCCGTCTCGCCCTCAAGTCGCCCACGATCACGGGTGGTTACTGGAACAACAGCCTGCTCAGCGAGAAGAACCGGATCCAGGGCTACTGGCTGACCGGCGACCTCGCCTACCGCAGCGACGACGGCCTCTACTACCACGTGGACCGGACGACGGACCGGATCACCACCGTCAACGGCGTCCTCTACAGCGCGCAGGCCGAGGAGCTGATACTGCGTCACTTCCCCGATCTCGTCGACTGCTCGATCGTCGGGGTGGAGAGCGGTGACGGCGACAGCCAGGTGCCCGTCCTGACGATCGACGTGCCGTCCTCCGAGGCGGAGTTGGCGGACCTTCGGTCACGTATCAACGCCCTGCTGGCGGAGCGGAGCTGGCCGCCGATCGAGAAGATACTCGTCAAGGGCGCCGACGAACACGTGGGCGTCACGGGGAAGGCGCTGAAGCGCAGCATGCGGGTGGCGTTCGCGGACGCCGAGCACTGA
- a CDS encoding thioesterase family protein → MTLLPPEPGPTGFTQRKRVFFHHCDPAGIVFYPQYLLLINEVLQDWFETGLDVGYAGLFADRRIGIPTVRLECDFLAPSRLGDPLDITLTVERIGKSSFELRYECAGAAGQDVRARIRAVLVTTSLDGHGPIPIPQDIRTAMERYT, encoded by the coding sequence GTGACCCTGCTTCCGCCTGAACCGGGCCCGACCGGATTCACCCAGCGCAAGCGCGTCTTCTTCCATCACTGCGATCCGGCGGGAATCGTCTTCTACCCGCAGTATCTGCTGCTCATCAACGAGGTGCTCCAGGACTGGTTCGAGACGGGGCTGGACGTCGGCTATGCCGGACTCTTCGCCGACCGCCGGATCGGCATCCCCACCGTCCGCCTCGAATGCGACTTCCTCGCGCCGAGCCGGCTCGGCGACCCGCTGGACATCACGCTCACCGTCGAGCGCATCGGAAAGTCGTCGTTCGAGCTGCGTTACGAGTGTGCCGGGGCGGCGGGACAGGACGTGCGCGCCCGGATCCGCGCGGTGCTGGTGACCACCTCGCTCGACGGACACGGCCCGATCCCCATTCCCCAGGACATCCGCACAGCGATGGAGCGTTACACATGA